The DNA region CCCGTCTAGCTCCCCATTCCAAATCATATCTTTCGGGAACTCAGGCTCTCCTCCAAGTAGGACTAAGTCTATGACTCCAGACGGGAACGTGAGTTTCCCATCTCACGTGATTTCTCATGGTTATTCCTATCAACtaggagaaaatattaaagacATTTCCGAGCAAGGAAGCCATAGTAATAAGAGGGGCCATGGTGCCATGAATCGGACACCTCTGCATGCCCAAGATCATGTGATCGCAGAGAGAAAGCGCCGGGAGAAGCTCAGCCAACGTTTCATTGCTCTCTCTGCAGTCATCCCCAGCCTCAAGAAGGTATATATGTTTGCTGTGGCATTAAAGTATATGGaaaccttttttcttttacatataTTTGAGGGACTCCCTTTAATAACTCGATCTGATATGTGTTATTCCTCAATATGTTTAAATAGAATATTCATTTCTTCGATGAAATATCCCATATGCTATATAAAGTGATCATCTTTAATCGCATGTGATTGCTTACTTTTACGCTTTCGACGACAACTCattacatgcatttttttttaaggaaaaaaaatgacagtACTAACTTTATTTTTGCATAATAATTAGATGGACAAGGCCACCGTGCTCGGAGACACCGTCAAGTACATTAAACAGCTTAAAGGACGCTTGGAGAAACTCGAAGAAGAATTGTCAAGGAAAACTGTGGAATCTGTGGTTGTCGTGAAGAAATCTCAGGTTGCAATGGATGATTGCTCCTATTCATCTGACGAGAGCTCGTGCGACCAATCCAACCAAGAGCTGCCTGAAATCGAAGCTCGAGTCTCTGAAAAGCATGTTCTTGTCAAGGTCCATTGTGAAAGACGCCAAGGTTGCATCTCCAAAATACTTAACCTAATTGAGAAGATGAACTTGAGCGTCCTTAGCAACAGTGTCATCCCGTTCGGCAGTTCGATACTAGATATTACTATTGTGGCTCAGGTATCTTACACATGCATTTCAAGAGTTCATTTTTCCTTCTAAATTTCTTAATTCACTTTACATTACATAAGCCCTCTTTAATGCGAATATAATCCGAACTAATTGTTTTACAACACTGTCTATTTGCATGCAGATGGAAGGTGAGCTTCCCATGACGATTGAGGATCTCACTAAAAACCTTCGCCAGAATCTCCTTAATCTCATCTGACCGCGACAATATCGTAGAATATGACTCTCGATCTCCATATAATTGAACTTCTAATCTCCTAAGCCTATATGCCTTGCTTCCTCATCTCCTAtccgtcttttttttttttgggtgaccGTTTTGAGTGAAATCTTCTGCTTGTGAATTCACTCCATATGCTTATTTTCGAAGGCTGAGTTTCCATTTTTCAGGtgggttttttctttttaaactttttctCGCGAGGTTGACCCGTTGACCATGTGTTATAACCCACGCGCTGTATTTGAAACtcaattactttttaaaaatatttttggagGGCGATTTTTTGAGAGGTTTGACTTTTCAGAACAATTGGGCCCTTTTATATATGTCTTTATCTATTTtcttattgttattattgtaattaattcCGCTCTGTTTGTCCAAAATTATCGGTCTTTGAGAGACAAACAGGCACATGTTTTCTTCCTAATGGTCGGATATATCATCCATGCATTCtgttctttccttttccctgTCAATTTGTTTGTTATGTATACTATTGTACCCAATgaagtatacatatatatagtggaATATCATGTTCTAATTTGTTCAATATCTCTCTGTAAATTGGCCTCTCTTTGATCGTTTAGTGACATATATCTCGTTTGTTCATGCTGAGAATTAaatcccacatgaaaaaataaaatagaaaattatgaatttataaattattaactcATCTCTAATTCAAAAGATTGAGTTAATAGTGCGCGGAAATATAACCTACTCTAATACGATATAAAATATCCAATGCGCTTATAAGCTATTAAGTCCATcctcaattcaaaaatttgaaCTGATAGGTTGAGATATTCAACTTTTACAAACTCACGgttttctatttcattttttcttgtgGAATTTAACTTTCAACATCTGTCCTCACATGACAACGTATGTGACATTTCATCTATACGTGGGCCACGTGGATTTTAGATGAATGTCTATCAAAATCCTCATTTTCGAGATACACATGATTATAGTATcccaaaaaaatcaaaagtatCTTTATAACGTGCTTcggtaaatttttattataagagaGTTACAAAAGTTGGCACTATCTTTGATTAATTCTACCGTTCTTTATTGCACCACATATGTGATCCAAAAGGATTATTCAGCACTAGGGTTAGCTGCCAAGCTTAACGAGTTACACGCATTTAAAAGTCTAAGAAAATTTAGGAGCACTAGTAGACCTACTTGTCTAGAAACTAGATTAGTCGGAAATCATTGAATTTTCAGATACCAAGTATAATagactgaaaaagaaaaaaacttattagccaataataaaagaaagacaTAATATGTATGAGGGgaacaaaagaaaacgaaaaagaaaaatagaagacCAAATTGAGGGGAAAAGCCTTTAGGGTAtgtttacataaaaaaaaaataaaattatctgTAGGGGAtaatatctacatatatataaaaattggagcGAAGCATAAGATGATGCCACATAGGATGAGTCTAGGCTCTAAATGAGAGACTTTTCAAGTCTCTACTTGTGAAATTTCAACAAATGGCATAATATTATGGTGTCACGTCATTAATGAAATACTACAAGTTTCTTTACTTACACAAGTTGAAAAGTTACTAACTGACAGAATTTTAAATGGCCTTAATTTATATGAAATCCAAAAGTTTATAATCTTCGGAAGTCCAAAAATCTCCAACTCAATGATGTCTGAAAATCACATGTTTAGTGGACTTGTATCTCTCTCTTACTGTTGATAAATAAAGATTTTCTCTTTGGATTTTCATAATTGGGGACCTATCACTGTTAGATTGTCTCGACTTTTCTACCAAAGACAGAGAGGATGTGATAGTAACAAGATTCTGCATAATTATAATATGACGAGGTCATGATTTATTATCGTGATTTTGTTAGTTGAAGGTAATGGACttcttaattttctattaataatttttttaattatgattACGTAGAGTTCTGATATCgattattttcattatactatattatatatctcaTGTTCCTAGTAGTGATAATCAATTTTGTTATTTCAATGGCTCCAACCCGCGCATATGCACGAGCCTTTTATCTAGTTTTAAGTAATAGCGATAACTACCTAGAGATATTATGTGGCGACAATTTGTCACCATGGCAATATCAGGTCCGAACTACTCGAAGAGGCATGTTTACTTTTAGAAAACTAATTCTCACTTTTTTATGTACTTTCCTCctctttttctaaatttatttttcattggaaaatataaaaatacgtTTACTGATATTATGGTTAAAAAATCATAGTTTAAAATGAGAGTGTAGCGCAATGACGTATGTCCTCATCTGTTGACCTAGAGATCGCATGTTCGATATTTAGTGAGACTATCCgtatccctttattagttatctATGGTTTATctttcattatactaaatCTTAGGCCTctcttataacaaaaaaaataaaaaaatcgtaATTCATAGTGAGTCAATAACTAATTTAGTATTGGGGCTCAAATCTTCTGGAAATAGTTGATgtttaataaataagaaaggaaagacataaactaaaaattagaaaaggaaagaattgACTAATGAAAAATTGGAGAACTAAAAATGAGTTTTTCTAATCCctatataaatttgaatagtaaaaaggaaaattttcttaCTGAAAacatttcaattttatgttagtatacatattttatgtatttctctacaatttaaaaaatattcctaaaaaattgaaaaattctccAAAAGTCGTTCTCCATATgcaaagaattttatttttttcccaataGAACCATATATAGAAAGAGTTTATCATTACAAAGTCATATCGAGATATTTCATcattggaaaaagaaataggAAACCAGACAACTGTTGAGTTCTAATTTAGAGTTGGAACTTCAGAATAAATGCAGATCATTAATCAAACTTAAATATTGAGGCACGCTAATCATTAATTAGTCCACTTGATGGGCATAAGAAATAATGGATATATTTATCATACTATATATAGTACATGTATAGTTAATGCTTAAACCCTAGAGAGACAACCATGCATGTCCACCCTCCTGAGATTGCGATCTTATCACTAATTCTGTCTCTCTCGCCCTTAGAACGCTGAACTAATCGATCAGACGACTTTAAAGGTGCGACTAATTATAATTGTGTATCAAtacataattataatttcatcaGATGTAAACCAAGGAGTACATTGTcataatttctaaaaaaatagtACGTACACAAATGTATATACAATAATCTCATCAAAAAATTCGTTAAAAGTGTCTACATAGTATAGAGGTTTTAATATCATATATTCTATAGTTTGACGCTTTTTTagatctatcacatggtttaaaaattatcaaaaaatgtATATAGTTTGCATCTTGTTCCAGATCAATAACGATGTCACTTTTTCCGTCAATGTTTGACAGAATTGTTAACGTGGCAAGGATGGGCCCACATTACTTCTACGAATCACGTCAACAACTCCGTCAAATATTGACGGAAAAAGTAACACTGAGATAGATCTGGAATAACATGCAAATTATAGGctttttaaagtaatttttaaaccTTGAGATAGATCTAAGAAAAGTGTCAAACCATGAAATATATGGTGTTATTACCCTTATATTATATGCATGcatttatcaattaattaattaattaagttgtTTATTTATTGGTTTATTATTATGACAGAGACAGATAAACCCAAGATGTAAGGGAAACGAAAATAACGGAGCATAGCATGTGAGAAGTTGGGTCATAGTACATTAGATATactggtgtgtttggtttcagagttaaagtaactttgattttgactgtggaaaatgacaaatgattgtgtaatgtgttgagttaaagttaaagttaaaatttttgacttgaaaaatgtgtatttttattgtgtagtgtgttgagttaaagttaaagttaaaatttttgtgattttaattgcgaaaccaaacggagcaacCTAGAGATTCTAAATTTGATTCTCGTCAGTGAGGCTATCCGtgcctttttttaattttaatttttattttttggtctattggtaaaaaagaaagaaagaaagaaaagagcatAATAGCAAGTTTcactaattaaaattaataccCCATAATCTGTTGGTTGCATATCGATGTCGACGAGTACGATGTCCTTTATCTAACTagatttattttctattataagATCCATGGATCAGATATATCGTGTAAATAGGAATCTAGGATTATTAAAACAGAAACTGGTAAGATCTTCTAAATCCATGGGAAAGCAATGGATTATCAGTTTGCTTGTTATAATATGGGACCAACTGTGCACAGCAAAATATATTCCATCCATTCCTATTAGTTGATCGAGAAGAAAGAACGGACAGCCCGATCGAAAAGAAGTAAGATATCATTGCAGTGATACGGATCATTGATTTGGAATCAAGAGGTCGTAGAAATGTGGAACCTTCtatatacttttatttttcttttcttattatgATATCTAGACTTATGAAACTCCCTTctagaaaaagagagaaaagttaattcagAATGTTGTTCTCCTTGCTCAATCAACAATTACATGTATATACCTGTATATGTGTTGAATTGCTTATTATTTGCACGaacataaaaaatacaaatcaAAGTCGTCTTTAGACTCTTCGTCTGATTTTATCAAATAGCAGCAATCAGTTGGTGCGTATTAAACCACTGGTACGTacattatatctatatatatatatatatttatattttaccaATATTCCGCTATCAGCTCATTGATCGTTGTTGGAATTAGTTAGAGGATAAGTCAAAATCAATCAACCCGAAAAAGCTAAAACCAAGCAAATAATGGTCGGCAGCTTGGagaattattttcttcaaCTTTAATGTCCGTAAATATAAATCCAAAAccaattctttttttggaaAGCAATGTCAATTATTGCGGGAAAGAATAGAAGTATATGCCATCACTATCGGAACATTCATTGAAGGCACGTCTGTGTACCATAAGTACATAAATACCCTAATAAAGATCTACACCGGGCTGCCATACCTTACTTTTATTCTGTTTAGTTTTCACTGTTTTCCCCGTTAAcgtaacaaaaaaagaaaaagaaaaaagatctATTATAAAGGAAGAGGGTATAGTATAATGGCTTACACCTTCGCCtaataataaaaaggttcTGAATTCGATTCTCGTAGAGTGACTATCCGTTcccctttattagctattagaatgataattttatttcattgttttaAATTATAGTTATTTCTTGTAACGAAAAAGATAAAGGTCTACTGTGGTATTTCTCATGATGTCCACAGAAGTTGGAccgtttatttattaattgtcTATCTCTTGTTATTAATGGTCGGTGGTCTTAAATGTTTTCCAACATTTCACATATGGcagcatcaaattgatttttgctttaaaaaaggaagaagtaAGATATGTTCCTTCCgaccatttaaaaaaaaagaaagaaagaaaaacagaaacatatttaattttccCGATAATGTTTGACGATAAATAAGAATTTAGgccttttctctttatttgaTACTTATAATGGTCTGACAAAATCAGGTTTATCAACCCCCGTCGGTAGAATTCGAATACTTTATAACCAGTTAATCCACTAAATTCATGCAGTTTCAAACTgtcctttgttttttttcccccttgaAAATCCATGACTGTCCATTGATCATAAAAATGGATAAAGGGCAAAATGTTAAAGATGGTACATTACAAGGACAGTAATACAACATATTCACCTAGATTGCTGTAAAGGGAGATAACATACAACTAAAGCAAATCAATTGAACCTAAGTACAATTGCAGAAATCTATCCAGATGCTCTAAACATTCTCAACCTCATGAGATAAACTCTATATGGACATAGTAAAAACCAAGAAGCAGAACATAACGCAATTCATATAGAGACTGCTACATAGAAAACCAAAGTCAAGAGGGATTTTGAACGGGTAACTAATGCGGGAACCCTTCATAGGTTAAATCTCTAGATCAATTCTATAAACCAATTCCCAAATAGCTCAATCCCTAAACATTCAAACCAATTCAACAAAGTTCCTTTGATCAGTTCAAACCAGTGGCAACCTAACTAATCAATATCAACTAGACTACCAAATCAAACTACCAAACTCCCTCGAGTAGGAGCATATGGCAGTTAGGTCGGGCGTTGAATGACAATTCGGGTCGGGTCGAGGATGTCTGGCCTGGGTCGGCTGATTTGGAAAGACAGCCCTCTCCGCCGACAGAGGAGAAGAGTACTGTACCCCCTCTCCATAGAAGATATGGGGTAACAGTAGAGGAGGCATGATCGCAGCGGGGAGCGGGAGGCTGCTCCATGGAGGGACATCCCTATACATCGTCTTCAAGGAGTCGGGAGCGAAGAGGAGAAGGAGTAGGGCCGCTACGACCTCCGTGGAGCCTATCAGCACAGCCATAGACTCTCAGTGACCCACTGAAAGTTGGGATCCTGCCGAGAATGTGAGCAACCGCTGAGACCCACGAGTGAAGACTGTGACCCATGCTATTTAGGGGTGACGTGACCCACGCCGTGCAAGACAAGAGACCGATAATTGCAACCGTGACTCACGCCATGACCACCGAGCAATGGAGGACTGTGACCAGGACCTGATCGGAGAGAACACCACCCCCATCACATCTCCGTTGCTTTcttacatacatgtatatcctaattatatatacatgcatatctATATTACAAATGAGAGGAAAAAACATTAGCTCGtgtaagattttattttttttcaatattgcTCATAGTTAAATTGAGAACCATTAAATGAAAAGGAAGTTTAGACTAACAGTATAATATTCcgttcatatttttttcaattataagaaAGGTTATTTGacctaataaaaaatttaaaaataaaataaataaaaggtgTATAAATCTCACTAATGAAATTGAActcataacttttttttattctgtGTCCGCATCTTATGACactgtacaaaaaaaaactctttctCCATTCATACCTTTTTTAACAACCCATTGCTACATCATTCTCTTCTTCCCACTTtgactctctttctcttcctatttctcttttcctctttatGATAAacgtaaattttcttttttaattaattaattagttctAATTAAAAAGACTATTTCAATGAAACAATCTAATAACCATATcttaaaaaatacaataaaattcatattatagaGAATTAAAACGATACTTTACTgattacatctatatataggagaatatgataaaaaaaaacaaatattataaaataccGCGTAAGAAGTGCACCAttcctatatatttatacatacatatatatataagggaattttatattctaatttttatgTTCACAAGAgaatttttattcatattGGATCAACATGAATCATTAACATTCAAAACTTCAACAaattaagattaaaaaaaaaaaaggagaaatccAACACTGCATGAAATTTGACTTTTAGTTGGGCCGGCGGCCCGAGCAAAACTCCAGGAAGCCCCTAACAAACCTTTTTACCGAGGATCGCCATTTGTTGAAATTGCGGGTTATAGGAAGGAAAGGAGCACGGGTTATGATGGTTATTATACAAATTAGGTATGGGTCGGCGCATTGTGCaggtttaaaaaattatttaattatgtaattttttgatTATATTTTAGATTACCTTAATATACTCATGAATTGATTTAATAtttaacttgaaaatttttaatatttatttgtaatttttaatataatattaaacgttacaattttgttaaaaataaaataataaaataataataaaacattaatTGAGAACTATAAATATAGAAATCGTGCGTCCTGCATAGTATCTAGTAAAATTATCTAGAAAAATGTTATTGTAAAATATACACAAtttaattatacaaaaaatGGTATTGTAAACTATACATAATGTTGTTTTATTATGAAAGGAAAAGttacatattaaaatttaagaaaagcAAAATTTTTAGTGATAGGAAGAAGTAATTTGATTTGTATGAGATTGTTATTTTCGATAAAACATTAGAAAAAAGACTtatattatagaaaattatattatacaccTGTGTGAATcgaaaaaatattagaaattattataatttaaacttaaatttaaaatacatTAGAGGATATCGATCGCGAGAGAAATGGCTTGAGGTAAGGTGTTAGAGAGATAagagtaaaaagaaaatagtgtagaaaatgaattttcttgTACTCTATTTATAGGACATATAGTATATTGAATTTAGAAATACAtttcatattttgaaaaaatatatattattgagagaatttttaatttttcaaaaaagaacATTAAATTATATCCCTGAGTAGAAATAATGCAAAAGAATATCTAAAATTCATTGAATCGATACATACAAAATCTTGCAAAATTCATTTAAGTTTAAATTAATAGATACATGAACCTATTTCTACATTTATTATGTTCTTACGAAATAAGATCTATAAAAATGGACGGCTATATAAAtccttttattataaatttagttTTACGAAAAGGCAGAGAGTTAATTAACCGCAAGTTAAGGGTTTGCAAAACCAACGTTTCTGAAGCACTTttcagcttttatatattataatagatttATATAGTAACCATCCATAACCCAACATTCCAACGGCTAAACCCCTCCATAACCCTCAATCCAATCGAGATATAAGAAGGAACTCCAGCTGTTGCATTacagtttttgtttttgttatttttcctttttacttATGAATCACCTGGTGGTTCTTTCGTTAGTTGCAAAAAACTGTGGAAAATACAAGTTATAGGGAAAACAAATAGCCCTCCAATGGGGTCTCGTATTTTTGAACCTCctctaacttttattttttatttatttgttaagtTTCATCCATCGCGTGCATGACAGTGACCCTCTAGGGTATATAAAACATACAGgtagatatacatatatacatatatatatgcataagcTGATGTAATCATCCATCTTACCGATAAcctatatattttatcaattctatAAAGGATAATTAATTTGGATTGAACCGATCACATACATGCAAACTTAAAGATGTCTCTAATTTAAGATGTTTTAAGTGCCCTCATATGTTCAAaattcatttgaaaaaaattaataaaagttaTGATATAGTAATAACTAATTTAATTATGGACCAGAATCCAGGTAAGACATCTACTTTCTCTGTTATGTACTTATTTCATATTTGGGTACCGCTCAAAGATTATTCCCATCTTGTGTCCGACAGCTCAATATGAAACTGGATTGCAAAAGTAAACGGAATGAGAAATTCACGTCGGTCACATCAAATGTCAAGTAGAGTGTCCAAAAAGGGAGGAGGttcaaataaataacaatCTTTCTTCGGTGACATAGTTATTACTTTTAATTCAAGTGTTTATAAGTATTTTAATTCATATTTGGTACTTTGTATTgtccatttaaataaatacCTTGACTTTTTATCATGTTCGATGGACCGATTACCTTAATTAGATGGAAAACGTTTGATGGAGTCTAGGGAGATGATGAAAATGGGAGAGGTATTCTTTTCttgtcaaaaaaaataattgtggCAGACAATGACATCTGAACAGcagaattttgatttttaaggTATTCTTGAATTAAAAAGTAGTTTTTGTCTTCATTTAGCATTTTTTTAGGTAAGTTGATGGGACAAGGCTCAAGAAATTAAAGAGTACAAAAACGGGGTATAGCAACTCTAGAAATGTCGCCTAATAACAAAGAACCTAAGCTGTTAGGAACGGaagataaaatatgcaatctAAGGGGCAATGAGATAGCccattattaatttcttttgctCAATACAATTAATCCCTTCCTAAGCCCAATTAATCACTTAATtcagtcttcttctccaaaggtctccctctctctctctctctctctctctctctctctctctctcaagaaaAGTGAGAACATAAACATcacattactgctttctcCAGATCTTGTCATGTTTGAGAAATTTGTGTGAATTAATGATGTTTG from Punica granatum isolate Tunisia-2019 chromosome 3, ASM765513v2, whole genome shotgun sequence includes:
- the LOC116199247 gene encoding transcription factor bHLH18-like, with the protein product MESSAAPTKWLSDSELVTEDIPIIFTNYYPMNPSFSDYSLDLDDLDFPSFSLENYSLNHEAAPNFSASSVETFQPSTERAAKQLKMSPSSSPFQIISFGNSGSPPSRTKSMTPDGNVSFPSHVISHGYSYQLGENIKDISEQGSHSNKRGHGAMNRTPLHAQDHVIAERKRREKLSQRFIALSAVIPSLKKMDKATVLGDTVKYIKQLKGRLEKLEEELSRKTVESVVVVKKSQVAMDDCSYSSDESSCDQSNQELPEIEARVSEKHVLVKVHCERRQGCISKILNLIEKMNLSVLSNSVIPFGSSILDITIVAQMEGELPMTIEDLTKNLRQNLLNLI